In Porites lutea chromosome 1, jaPorLute2.1, whole genome shotgun sequence, a single genomic region encodes these proteins:
- the LOC140953217 gene encoding glycoprotein endo-alpha-1,2-mannosidase-like protein, protein MLPFRFLRKRRILFFVVLTLFILGCLAALKVISSSEKDKLGPKIFNKEAPEEIILNYRVQDASEQKISREEREKRENNFVKGANGRDSTGPGLSHRPTIKDAVTGKGINSDKEDLLLPQPNYNVHIFYYAWYGNPEHDRKYVHWNHRFLPHWDPEVAKKYKKGSHSPPDDIGSNFYPELGPYSSRDPKVIDDHMMQMRTARVGVVVLSWYPPGKADEEGIPSDSLVPLLLDAAAKYKLKLTFHIEPYKGRNDHTVHDDVKYIIDTYGKHKAFYTYRTTDGRNLPMLYIYDSYHTPPEAWAQLLRPDGSHSVRNTPYDCIFIALMVEMSHRKYIDEGGFDGFYTYFATDKFTYGSTWRSWPQLKAVAKQTNSLFIPSVGPGYIDTSVRPWNNMNTRLRSNGEYYKNSWKAALQTEPDVVSITSFNEWHEGTQIEKAVPRSFPGLLYKDYRPNSPDFYLKLTKKFADTFGRTKK, encoded by the coding sequence ATGCTTCCTTTTCGCTTCCTGAGAAAACgacgaattttgttttttgtagtcttgactttatttattttgggaTGTCTTGCGGCCTTAAAAGTTATTTCATCTTCGGAAAAAGACAAGTTGGGACCAAAGATATTCAATAAAGAAGCACctgaagaaataattttaaattacaGGGTTCAAGATGCAAGTGAACAAAAAATCAGTAgggaagagagagaaaaaagagaaaacaactttgTCAAAGGAGCTAACGGGAGGGATAGTACAGGACCCGGCCTTTCGCATAGACCAACCATAAAAGATGCCGTCACAGGAAAAGGAATTAATTCTGACAAAGAGGATCTTTTGTTACCTCAACCAAATTATAACGTTCACATTTTTTACTACGCGTGGTATGGAAATCCTGAACACGATAGGAAATATGTTCACTGGAATCACCGATTCCTTCCACACTGGGATCCTGAAGTAGCTAAGAAATACAAGAAAGGATCTCACTCTCCTCCAGATGATATTGGTTCCAATTTTTATCCAGAGCTTGGGCCTTACAGTTCAAGAGACCCTAAAGTAATTGATGATCACATGATGCAAATGAGAACTGCAAGGGTGGGTGTGGTCGTGCTCTCATGGTACCCCCCTGGTAAGGCTGACGAGGAGGGGATACCAAGTGACTCACTGGTGCCTCTCCTTCTCGATGCTGCAGCTAAGTACAAACTTAAACTCACATTTCACATTGAGCCCTATAAAGGCAGGAATGATCATACAGTCCATGATGACGTAAAGTATATTATAGACACTTACGGCAAACACAAGGCTTTCTATACGTACAGGACCACTGATGGAAGAAATCTACCCATGCTGTACATTTATGACTCATATCATACCCCACCAGAAGCTTGGGCACAGTTATTGAGACCTGATGGGTCACATTCAGTACGTAACACACCATATGACTGTATATTTATAGCGCTGATGGTTGAAATGAGTCACAGGAAGTACATAGATGAGGGTGGTTTTGATGGCTTCTACACTTACTTTGCTACTGATAAGTTCACCTATGGGTCAACATGGCGATCGTGGCCTCAACTCAAAGCTGTCGCCAAACAGACAAACAGTTTATTTATTCCAAGCGTGGGACCAGGGTATATTGACACGAGTGTGCGGCCGTGGAATAACATGAACACAAGATTAAGAAGTAATGGAGAGTATTATAAAAATAGCTGGAAGGCGGCTCTTCAAACTGAGCCAGATGTTGTCTCAATTACGTCATTCAATGAATGGCATGAAGGAACACAAATAGAAAAAGCTGTTCCAAGATCGTTTCCTGGACTGCTTTACAAAGATTATCGCCCTAATTCTCCTGACTTTTATCTCAAGCTAACTAAGAAGTTTGCGGATACATttggaagaacaaaaaaataa
- the LOC140953290 gene encoding eukaryotic translation initiation factor 1A, X-chromosomal-like isoform X2: MPKNKGKGGKNRRRGKNENESEKRELVFKEDGQEYGQVLKMLGNGRLEAMCFDGIKRLCHIRGKLRKKDGKADVILRYNPDEARNLKAYGELPDNVKVNENPTMGGDGDGEEVTFEEGEDVEEEDADIDNI; this comes from the exons ATGCCGAAGAACAAAG GAAAGGGAGGTAAAAACCGACGAAGGGGAAAGAATGAAAACGAATCGGAGAAACGCGAACTCGTGTTTAAGGAAGATGGCCAAG AGTATGGCCAAGTTTTGAAGATGTTAGGGAACGGAAGGCTGGAAGCGATGTGTTTCGATGGCATCAAACGGCTTTGTCACATTCGTGGAAAACTTCGGAAAAAG GACGGTAAAGCGGATGTTATTTTGCGATACAATCCTGATGAAGCCAGAAATTTAAAGGCATATGGTGAACTCCCAGATAATG TCAAAGTCAACGAAAATCCAACAATGGGAGGTGATGGAGACGGAGAAGAAGTGACGTTTGAGGAAGGTGAAGATGTTGAAGAAGAAGATGCTGATATTGATAAT ATATAA
- the LOC140953290 gene encoding eukaryotic translation initiation factor 1A, X-chromosomal-like isoform X1 codes for MPKNKGKGGKNRRRGKNENESEKRELVFKEDGQEYGQVLKMLGNGRLEAMCFDGIKRLCHIRGKLRKKVWINQGDIILLGLRDYQDGKADVILRYNPDEARNLKAYGELPDNVKVNENPTMGGDGDGEEVTFEEGEDVEEEDADIDNI; via the exons ATGCCGAAGAACAAAG GAAAGGGAGGTAAAAACCGACGAAGGGGAAAGAATGAAAACGAATCGGAGAAACGCGAACTCGTGTTTAAGGAAGATGGCCAAG AGTATGGCCAAGTTTTGAAGATGTTAGGGAACGGAAGGCTGGAAGCGATGTGTTTCGATGGCATCAAACGGCTTTGTCACATTCGTGGAAAACTTCGGAAAAAG GTTTGGATCAATCAAGGTGATATTATTCTGTTAGGACTTCGAGACTATCAG GACGGTAAAGCGGATGTTATTTTGCGATACAATCCTGATGAAGCCAGAAATTTAAAGGCATATGGTGAACTCCCAGATAATG TCAAAGTCAACGAAAATCCAACAATGGGAGGTGATGGAGACGGAGAAGAAGTGACGTTTGAGGAAGGTGAAGATGTTGAAGAAGAAGATGCTGATATTGATAAT ATATAA